The nucleotide window TTAAATTCGTACGAATAGAATTTATCCCGCAGTTAATATCAAAACCACATAAGCCAGCGCTTATAACACCGTCGACAGCATCAAAAGCAGCAACACTTCCCATAGGCAATCCATAACCAAAATGAGCATCAGAAAGTGCTACAACAGGATCAATCACACCAGGCATCTGAGTTACATTCATAATCTGTCCAACAGTTCCATCTTCTAATTCATCGATTATAGCTTTATTTCCTATAACTAGCCCATTTACATTCATAGAGCCTTCTCTAGGTAACTGCCATTCAAATTCATTTAATTTTTTTAATTTTTCTTTCATTATAATCTCCTCGTTGTATTATTGTACAAAAATATATTTATTTATATACTTTTCCACTTGCCTTTTTTTCATCTAGATCAAAATCTGTAGATAACAACTTTAACCAACAATTAAGAAAGGTGTTAGGTAATAGCCCATTGTCATACTTATAACTCCAAATAATACTCCTTTAACTATTTCCTTACTTTTAACTTTCAAATAGAATAAGGAGAATATCATAAAAAGCCATAGTAAAGATGCAAAAATCGTGAACAGTATATCTTTGTAAAACAATGAAGTAAAAAAAACCAAAATAAGACCTCGCGCAATATGCTGATTAGAATTTTTGAATATTAAAGATAAAATAACTAAAACAACCAAAGTAATCACTAACTGATAAACAAAAGGAGAATATTTGCCAATTATGGCTCTTATTAAAACAATAAAATAAAATGGAATTCCTCCTAAAGCTAAAAGATCTCTTGCAATTTCTTTTTTCCAGTTTTTAATCATTTCATTTAGTATACGATCCAACTAGGTTTGTTTCAGCAAGTATATGTCCTTTCATTGCAGTTTCTACATCTATTTTTTTAGCACTTGCATCTAAATTTAAAGTTATGCCAAGTGCATATAACTTAAACATATATCTGTGTGTCCCTTGTGGTGGACAAGGTCCTCCATATGAATTCCTTCCAAAATCATTTACACCTTGGACAGCTCCTTCTGGTACACTGTTCTCTTCAATCCTTGAAACGGGTTTTATATTAAAAACTATCCAATGATCCCAGTTTCCCATTGGTGCATCAGGGTCATCTATAATCAAAACCAAACTTCTTGTATACTCTGGAATACCTATAATATCAAAAGGAGGATTTATATCCTCTCCCATACAAGTGTACTTGTCAGGAATATCCCCTTCATTCTCAAAAGCATTACTTCTCAATTTTAATTCACTCATTGGTATCACCTCATCTTGTTTTTCAACACAACCAATAAAAAAAATAACAATAAACAAACTATATATCAAGACTAACTGTAACTTTATAATCATTTTTATTTTTTTCTATTTTATACTTGTGCATTGTAAGTGATTTTACAACTGTTTCACCAATTTCTGGTCTAATTGATTCACCAGAAAGCTTTGCTTTAACATGAGTTTCGTCAACTTCAATAATTTCAAACTTTGAAAAAAACATCTGTTCTGTATCAACAATCGCAATCAAGCCAGATAACCAATTCCATAATGTATCTTCTAACTCGGTTCCTTTTATCTCAAACTCTTCTGTTTTGGAAGCTTTAACCTTGTCAATTTGGCAAATAACTGAAAACAAAGCTTCAGCAGCATTACTAAATAGTTCTTTCAAATCTTTTCCATACGCTTCAAAAAGAACATCTGAAGTCAAAGCATCTATAAACTTATATTTTGCCATAAGGGGCAATAAAGAAAGAAAATATATAAAACTTCCTAATATGGTATAATCTCAGATTCCTGCATATCTTTAAAGCTCTTAGGCTTTTCCTCTTCTATTTCTTCATTAGAAGGAACATCAGGCAAAGGAGGACTATCATCACCAAACATTGCACTAAAAGCATTAGTTCCCTCATCACTACTATCACTTGAATCTAAACTAGGAGGATCATCATTAAATAGGCTTCCTTGATTAGAAAAAGCACTATCACCAACAAAATTCTGCAGCATTTTTATAATTTTTCGAATATCTTCGTGACTATCCTCTTTTGTATCAACAGATATCTTCATAAAAATATTATAAACGTAAGAGAATATAAATTTTACTATTTTTATATTGAAATATTGTTACTGAAAAATAGGAAATTTTTTAAAGAAAAACAACATTCCCTTTGTTTTTGGATATATAAATTATATAAAATGACAGAAGCTTTAATTGATACAGCAAAGAGTGTAGCAGAAGAGATAGCAGGGAAACAGGAAATTGGAGTATATCTAAGTATATTAGACAATGCGGGGGGAACACTGGAAGATTTTGTTTTAGGCACTTGTAAGTTTTGTGTTGAGAAGAGCCCTGTTAAGAACGGACATCAAAAAAAAGTTGATGATAGTGCAAGAGATAGATGTCGTGATTTAGTAGAAAGTGTAATTGATTACGGCACAAACTTGGTTTTTGGATATGATAATCATAATCGTTTTGAGTTATTCTCCACAACATTAAAAGCTTTAGAACCTTTAGATTGTAATGATAAACAAAAATATATTAACCAATTTAATGGATTTATTGAAATAGAAAAACAGATCAATACCCCGCCTATACTGCATCTTATTATTCAGAGAGTATTAGGAGGATTAGTAGGAAAATATCAACCAAAATTTGAAAATTTAGAAGGACACAATATTAAGAGGGATAATTCTTTATATCAGACATTAGTAGAACAATTAAAAACAGACCTGGGAATTTTTGTTCAATATACTTTAGATAAACTTCAACAAAATGCACAATTTAACAATAATGTAGATGGCATAGGATATTGTCATTGCTTCCCAACTCAGGAAGAGTGTGATAAATTAACTCCTGATTATGTTCATGCGTTAATAGAACAAGATGAAAAACCAGAACAATTAATTAGGCCATTAATAGGAGAGGTTGGAGTTCCTCTTGGAATGGGTATGAGAGGTAATAGAAAAACAGACCCAACAACAATAATTATTTACTATGGTCTTCCTGCTAGTCCTCAAAATGTAAGATTAGAGCACTCAAATGGATTAAGTAACACAGACGCAGAATTTTATCTAGCTTTATCATGTCAAATAACTAAGCCTCTTCTCCAATTTAATGAAGAAACAAAAAAAGTTAGAAATTCTTTATCACGTATGTTAGGTTATAGAAAAACCTGCTGATAGTTCATCCAGATGTTTTTCTCAACATCCTCTTTTGTCATATTTTTGATTTCAGCAATCTTTTTAATGGTTTCAACAACAAAAGCTGGTTCATTTTTCTTATCTTTATATGGACTCAAAAAAGGAGCATCTGTCTCAGTCAGTAAATGGTTTATATCAACTAAACTAACCATATCTTGAAATTGCTGTAATCTAACAATATTTGTAGGAACAGAAAAATAATAACCAAGATCATAAGCTCTTTTTACTAAATGTTTTCTTCCACAAAAACAATGCATAACAACCTTTTTCATTGAACAAGATTCAAGAACATCGAGTGCTTCTGATTCGGCTTTACGAGAATGTATTAAAACTGTTTTGTCTAGTTTTTTGGCCATTTCTAAAATCTTAACAAAAGCTTTTTTCTGTGCTTCTAAATCTTTACCACTATGCAAATCAAGACCAATTTCCCCGACACAAACAAATTTATCTTTATTCTGCTCTAAAAACTTAAGCTGTTCATCAATATCTATTTTCTCTTTAAGTAACCCTTCCCTTTCTAAAGCATCTATTGGGTAAATTCCAAAAGAAGGGTGTACAATATCATATTTAGAAGCAAATTCTAAAGCCAATTTGTTAGTCTTAGGATCAACACCAGATGTAATAATAGCCTTAACACCTGCTTTACGAGCATTCTCAATAACAGAATCTAATCTTTCAACTAATCCTGGAAAATCCAAATGACAATGTACATCTACTAACATTCTAGAAATAAAAACAATAATCTTTATAAAGCTTATTCTATTCTAAAACAATATGAACTCAGTTAGAAAATTTGGTTCTTAAGTATTCTTTCTAGTTAGATTGTTATTAAAGTAAAATGTATATTAAAGATTTTATATGGAAAAAAGGAATGCGTGTCAAAGAGTTGGTTAGTGAATACCAGCATCTAGGCTACCAAAGTATTGAACTAAAAAAAGCTTCTGATATTTTTGTAAAGATGAAAAAAAACAATGCAAAAATTTTCCTGACTTTCACATCAAATATGGTTACTTCTGGTTTAAGAGGATTTTTCGCCCAAATAATAAAAAATGGAATGGCAGATATAATAGTAACAACAGTAGGGGGATTAGAAGAAGATATTATGAAAGCATCTGGAGAAAAGTTTAGTATTGGAAATTTTGCAGCAGATGATGTAGAGCTTCATGAAAAAGGAATAAACAGGATAGGGAATATTCTGATAAATAATGAAAGTTATATGCATTTTGAAGATATGATATTAGAAATCCTGGATAAACTATACAAAAAACAAAAAAGATGGGCTGTTTCAGATTTATTAAGAGAGATTGGATTAATGATTAAGGATGAATCATCAATACTCTATCAAGCAGCAAAAAACAATGTGCCAATTTTCTGCCCAGCAATTACAGATGGTGCTTTTGGATTTCACTTATACCTTTTCCAGCAAAAACACAATGATTTTATCGTAGATGTTGTAAAAGATTTTGGAAATATTTTATTTTCAACAAGTCATGATGAAAAAAAAGGGATTATTGCATTAGGTGGAAGCATTTCAAAACACCACGCAATATTAAGCACACTACTAAACGGCGGAGCAGATTATGCTGTCTACATGACCACTGCACATAAAACCTCTGGTTCAATGAGTGGAGCAACAACAGAAGAAGCAAAATCATGGGGAAAAGTAAAAGATGAGTCAGATGTTGCAACGGTTATAGGAGATGTAACAATAACATTCCCATTAGCAATGATAAACGCAATGGAACAACTAGATGATGAAGGATTACTAAAACCAAAAGAACATGAAAAGAATGAAGAGAAAGAAATAACAAAACAAATGAAAAAAGATGCAAAAAGCTAGATTTATTCTATCCAAAAGCAAAGCACTAGAACAATACAATAAAGTAAACCAATTAGCAGATAAAGTTTCTTATAGTTCTAAAACAAATCAAGAAGTAACTAAAATTTTAGAAAAAGAAACAGATTGTTGGTTTAGTGTTCACCTGATCAACGAACTAAAACATATAAAAGACGTGTCAAGAGTTTTATTTCTTGCACAAGCATGGGATCAAAAATTTATAAAAGAACTTATTGACTTAAAAATAAACTCTTTTGTTGTTGATAACGAATCTGATTTAGATGAACTAATAAAATTTCTAAATAATAATGAAGTTAAAATAAACCTTTTCCTAAGGATTAAATTAAAAGAGAACACAATCAAAACAGAAAAGTTTTTTGTGTTTGGTATGAAATCAGACATAGTGAATAAAAGAATAAAAGAACTAAAAAACAATAAAAATATAAAATTAGGAATCCATTTTCACAGAAAAACACAAAATATGTCTGAATGGAATCTTAAATATGAAATATCAAGTATTCTTACTGAAGAAACACTAAAC belongs to Candidatus Woesearchaeota archaeon B3_Woes and includes:
- a CDS encoding kinase inhibitor, which translates into the protein MSELKLRSNAFENEGDIPDKYTCMGEDINPPFDIIGIPEYTRSLVLIIDDPDAPMGNWDHWIVFNIKPVSRIEENSVPEGAVQGVNDFGRNSYGGPCPPQGTHRYMFKLYALGITLNLDASAKKIDVETAMKGHILAETNLVGSYTK
- a CDS encoding archease, with protein sequence MAKYKFIDALTSDVLFEAYGKDLKELFSNAAEALFSVICQIDKVKASKTEEFEIKGTELEDTLWNWLSGLIAIVDTEQMFFSKFEIIEVDETHVKAKLSGESIRPEIGETVVKSLTMHKYKIEKNKNDYKVTVSLDI
- a CDS encoding deoxyhypusine synthase — its product is MYIKDFIWKKGMRVKELVSEYQHLGYQSIELKKASDIFVKMKKNNAKIFLTFTSNMVTSGLRGFFAQIIKNGMADIIVTTVGGLEEDIMKASGEKFSIGNFAADDVELHEKGINRIGNILINNESYMHFEDMILEILDKLYKKQKRWAVSDLLREIGLMIKDESSILYQAAKNNVPIFCPAITDGAFGFHLYLFQQKHNDFIVDVVKDFGNILFSTSHDEKKGIIALGGSISKHHAILSTLLNGGADYAVYMTTAHKTSGSMSGATTEEAKSWGKVKDESDVATVIGDVTITFPLAMINAMEQLDDEGLLKPKEHEKNEEKEITKQMKKDAKS
- a CDS encoding decarboxylase; protein product: MQKARFILSKSKALEQYNKVNQLADKVSYSSKTNQEVTKILEKETDCWFSVHLINELKHIKDVSRVLFLAQAWDQKFIKELIDLKINSFVVDNESDLDELIKFLNNNEVKINLFLRIKLKENTIKTEKFFVFGMKSDIVNKRIKELKNNKNIKLGIHFHRKTQNMSEWNLKYEISSILTEETLNTIEYINIGGGIPSDYANTNKDVIQSIFDKIKEFKDFLNKRNIKMIVEPGRFLAAPAVKLETKIIGIYENNIIVNASIYNSDMDALVVPVKLLVEGEQEKGKPYVIKGVTPCSMDLFRYRVYLENPKVGDKLTFLNAGAYNFTSDFCDLEKLETEVIK